In Actinomadura citrea, a single window of DNA contains:
- a CDS encoding DUF4439 domain-containing protein produces the protein MSRSTQALSRRALLGRAAVLGGGAVPVLPWLASCAAEAAPRKDVPTLVGAIAAEQNLVAAYEAARSANPSQAGRLDPVLGHHRRHLAVLRRHYVPGSGNRADEGGSIPSPDAAPVLAGAAGLAALRDMEDRAARGRMADAAKAGPALAQLLASIGACEAGHAMTVKGGAPPVRSRSDAEAVQAALAAEHAAVYGYGVLGARLRGTLRQTAKDLWNVHRARRDQLVSILSVAPVAAASAYRLPVAVTSARSAAQLAAALEGGLVPAYVGLAGVSSPDLRAFAADSAQRASAWAARWRSRSGAAAPAEAFPGLPSAALSPRPEPGE, from the coding sequence ATGTCACGCTCGACGCAGGCGCTGTCACGCCGCGCGCTGCTGGGCCGGGCCGCGGTGCTGGGCGGCGGCGCGGTGCCGGTGCTGCCGTGGCTCGCGTCCTGCGCGGCGGAGGCCGCCCCGCGAAAGGACGTCCCGACGCTGGTGGGCGCGATCGCCGCCGAGCAGAACCTGGTCGCCGCGTACGAGGCGGCGCGGTCCGCGAACCCCTCGCAGGCCGGGCGCCTGGACCCCGTCCTCGGCCATCACCGCAGGCATCTGGCCGTCCTGAGACGGCACTACGTCCCCGGCTCGGGGAACCGGGCCGACGAGGGCGGCTCCATCCCCTCGCCCGACGCGGCGCCGGTCCTCGCCGGCGCCGCGGGCCTCGCCGCCCTGCGCGACATGGAGGACCGCGCGGCGCGGGGGCGCATGGCCGACGCCGCCAAGGCCGGTCCGGCGCTCGCGCAGCTGCTGGCCAGCATCGGCGCCTGCGAGGCCGGCCATGCCATGACCGTCAAGGGCGGGGCGCCGCCCGTCCGGTCGAGGTCGGACGCCGAGGCCGTGCAGGCCGCGCTGGCCGCCGAACACGCCGCCGTCTACGGGTACGGGGTGCTCGGGGCCCGCCTGCGGGGAACGCTCCGGCAGACCGCGAAGGACCTGTGGAACGTCCACCGCGCCCGGCGGGACCAGCTGGTCTCGATCCTGTCGGTCGCGCCGGTCGCCGCGGCGTCCGCCTACCGGCTGCCCGTGGCGGTGACCTCCGCCCGCAGCGCCGCGCAGCTGGCGGCGGCTCTGGAGGGCGGCCTCGTCCCGGCCTACGTCGGTCTCGCGGGCGTCTCCTCCCCCGACCTGCGCGCGTTCGCCGCCGACAGCGCGCAGCGGGCCTCGGCGTGGGCGGCGCGCTGGCGGTCCAGGTCGGGCGCCGCGGCGCCGGCGGAGGCGTTCCCCGGGTTGCCGTCCGCGGCGCTGTCACCGCGTCCCGAACCCGGTGAGTGA
- a CDS encoding sugar ABC transporter permease: protein MSTDLPQSKEAAVKLADSDFSNDRRKHDMNSALLDYWHKIKAGELGALPAILGLIALVALFTALKPETFLSKGNIANLATQALPITILAMGLVFVLLLGEIDLAAGVSSGVCATVMAKLMADSGQPWYVAVLSAIAIGVVIGTVIGWLVAFLRIPSFVVTLAFFLGLQGITLWLIGEGGTVPVRDDFVVALSNKNMPIWLGWALAIACVIAYTATLLLRWRRQHVRNLHSKPLGFVIAQCAVVGLALLLSTYVLSLDRAPSPLITLGGIPWGVLLVGALLVICTFVLGRTGYGRHIYAVGGNAEAARRAGINVTRIRISVFMIASALAAISGIVAASRLNSVATDAGGGNTLLYAVGAAVIGGTSLFGGRGKARDAVLGGLVIALIANGLGLLGTKAYLSYLITGVVLLFAASIDALARRRRSSTGR, encoded by the coding sequence ATGTCCACTGACCTCCCCCAAAGCAAGGAGGCCGCCGTGAAGCTGGCGGACTCGGACTTCTCGAACGACCGGCGCAAGCATGACATGAACTCCGCGCTGCTGGACTACTGGCACAAGATCAAGGCCGGTGAGCTGGGCGCGCTCCCCGCGATCCTCGGACTGATCGCGCTGGTGGCGCTGTTCACGGCGCTGAAGCCGGAGACCTTCCTCAGCAAGGGCAACATCGCGAACCTGGCCACCCAGGCGCTGCCCATCACGATCCTCGCCATGGGGCTCGTCTTCGTCCTGCTGCTGGGCGAGATCGACCTGGCGGCGGGGGTGTCCAGCGGTGTCTGCGCCACCGTGATGGCCAAGCTGATGGCCGACTCGGGCCAGCCCTGGTACGTCGCGGTGCTCAGCGCCATCGCGATCGGCGTCGTCATCGGCACCGTGATCGGCTGGCTGGTCGCGTTCCTGCGCATCCCGTCGTTCGTGGTGACACTGGCGTTCTTCCTCGGCCTCCAGGGCATCACGCTGTGGCTCATCGGCGAGGGCGGGACGGTGCCCGTCCGCGACGACTTCGTCGTGGCGCTCTCGAACAAGAACATGCCGATCTGGCTCGGCTGGGCGCTCGCCATCGCCTGCGTCATCGCCTACACCGCGACGCTGCTCCTGCGCTGGCGCCGGCAGCACGTCCGCAACCTGCACTCCAAGCCGCTGGGCTTCGTGATCGCCCAGTGCGCCGTCGTCGGGCTCGCGCTGCTGCTCAGCACCTACGTGCTGAGCCTGGACCGCGCTCCCAGCCCGCTGATCACCCTCGGCGGGATCCCGTGGGGCGTGCTGCTCGTCGGCGCCCTTCTCGTCATCTGCACGTTCGTGCTCGGCCGTACCGGTTACGGCCGGCACATCTACGCGGTGGGCGGCAACGCCGAGGCCGCCCGCCGGGCCGGCATCAACGTGACCCGCATCCGGATCTCCGTCTTCATGATCGCCTCCGCGCTGGCGGCGATCAGCGGCATCGTCGCGGCGTCCCGCCTCAACTCGGTCGCCACCGACGCGGGCGGCGGCAACACCCTGCTGTACGCGGTGGGCGCCGCGGTCATCGGCGGGACGAGCCTGTTCGGCGGGCGCGGCAAGGCACGCGACGCCGTGCTCGGCGGCCTCGTCATCGCGCTCATCGCCAACGGGCTCGGGCTGCTCGGCACCAAGGCGTACCTCAGCTACCTCATCACCGGGGTCGTGCTGCTGTTCGCCGCGAGCATCGACGCCCTGGCGAGGCGCCGCCGGTCCAGTACCGGCCGGTGA
- a CDS encoding ATP-binding cassette domain-containing protein, with translation MSVTPVLDLRGIEKSFGSVKVLQDVAFSAYPGEVTALVGDNGAGKTTLVRCIGGIHSFDKGEYRFEGEQVRVGSPRDAGRLGIEIVHQDLALCENLDIVQNLFLGREERRGIALDETFMEELARTTLSGLAVRTMGSVRQRVSNLSGGQRQTVAIARSVLWDSKLVVLDEPAAALGVAQTQQVLEMIRRLADKGLAVVLISHNMNDVFAVSDRIAALYLGRMVAQVRTADVTHRQVVELITSGASGELGLRR, from the coding sequence ATGTCAGTGACGCCCGTTCTGGACCTGCGCGGTATCGAGAAGAGCTTCGGCTCGGTGAAGGTGCTGCAGGACGTCGCATTCTCCGCCTATCCAGGCGAGGTCACCGCGCTCGTCGGCGACAACGGCGCGGGCAAGACCACCCTGGTCAGGTGCATCGGCGGCATCCACTCCTTCGACAAGGGCGAGTACCGCTTCGAAGGCGAGCAGGTGCGGGTCGGATCCCCCCGCGACGCCGGCCGCCTCGGCATCGAGATCGTCCACCAGGACCTCGCGCTCTGCGAGAACCTCGACATCGTCCAGAACCTGTTCCTCGGCCGCGAGGAGCGCCGCGGCATCGCCCTGGACGAGACCTTCATGGAGGAGCTGGCGCGCACCACGCTGTCGGGCCTCGCCGTCCGCACGATGGGCTCGGTCCGGCAGCGGGTCTCGAACCTGTCGGGCGGGCAGCGGCAGACCGTCGCGATCGCCCGCTCCGTGCTGTGGGACAGCAAGCTCGTGGTGCTGGACGAGCCCGCCGCCGCGCTCGGCGTCGCGCAGACCCAGCAGGTCCTGGAGATGATCCGGCGGCTCGCCGACAAGGGCCTCGCCGTCGTGCTGATCTCGCACAACATGAACGACGTGTTCGCGGTCTCCGACCGCATCGCCGCGCTCTACCTCGGCCGGATGGTCGCCCAGGTCCGCACCGCCGACGTCACCCACCGGCAGGTCGTGGAGCTGATCACCTCCGGCGCCAGCGGAGAGCTGGGGCTGCGCCGATGA
- a CDS encoding ROK family transcriptional regulator gives MKAGPSQEDIRRHNLGTLLRFVHLRGPASRAVLAETLGLNRSTIMALTSDLTSAGLVREELPRGPGRRAGRPSLVVRPESTRVYVLAFEVGVDRLVVARVGLGGVVLDRREGVRARDSDPADLLGVLVAGARSLVRKAERDAVCVGAALGFPGTVRRSDDTIMFGPNLDVGGLRLGDALSRRLGLGIPVSVCNDANLGALAEHERGAGVSCDNLIYLHGDVGVGGGIIAHGRLLGGDEGFGGEIGHMVINPGGRPCACGSKGCLEAEVGERTLLDHAGREEIPGQPGRDAVRAIVAAADAGDIKAREALHRVGTWLGLGVANLVNLFNPGMVIFGGTLRDIFLGAAAQIRSVLATSALAAPREKVKLRTATLGDDTTLVGAAEFAFAEVLSDPVQVLTRLRAPETV, from the coding sequence ATGAAGGCGGGCCCGTCACAAGAGGACATCCGGCGCCACAATCTCGGGACACTGCTGCGCTTCGTGCATCTGCGCGGCCCCGCGTCCCGGGCCGTCCTCGCCGAGACCCTCGGCCTCAACCGCAGCACGATCATGGCGCTGACGTCCGACCTCACCTCCGCGGGGCTGGTCCGCGAGGAGCTGCCGCGCGGCCCGGGGCGCCGCGCCGGGCGCCCGTCGCTCGTGGTGCGGCCCGAGTCCACCCGCGTGTACGTGCTGGCGTTCGAGGTCGGCGTCGACCGGCTCGTCGTCGCGCGCGTCGGCCTCGGCGGCGTCGTGCTGGACCGGCGCGAGGGCGTACGGGCCCGCGACTCCGACCCCGCCGACCTGCTCGGCGTGCTCGTGGCGGGCGCCCGATCCCTGGTCCGCAAGGCCGAGCGCGACGCCGTCTGCGTCGGCGCCGCCCTCGGATTCCCCGGCACCGTCCGCCGCTCCGACGACACGATCATGTTCGGGCCGAACCTGGACGTGGGCGGGCTGCGCCTCGGCGACGCCCTGTCCCGCCGCCTCGGCCTCGGCATCCCCGTCTCGGTGTGCAACGACGCCAACCTCGGCGCGCTCGCCGAGCACGAGCGCGGCGCGGGGGTGAGCTGCGACAACCTCATCTACCTGCACGGCGACGTCGGCGTCGGCGGCGGCATCATCGCGCACGGCCGGCTGCTCGGCGGCGACGAGGGGTTCGGCGGCGAGATCGGGCACATGGTGATCAACCCCGGGGGCCGGCCCTGCGCCTGCGGCTCGAAGGGCTGCCTGGAGGCCGAGGTGGGGGAGCGGACGCTGCTGGACCACGCCGGCCGCGAGGAGATCCCCGGCCAGCCCGGACGCGACGCGGTCCGCGCCATCGTCGCCGCCGCCGACGCCGGCGACATCAAGGCCCGGGAGGCGCTGCACCGCGTCGGCACCTGGCTCGGCCTCGGCGTCGCCAACCTCGTCAACCTCTTCAACCCCGGCATGGTCATCTTCGGCGGCACGCTCCGCGACATCTTCCTGGGCGCCGCCGCGCAGATCCGCAGCGTCCTGGCGACCAGCGCCCTCGCCGCCCCCCGCGAGAAGGTCAAGCTCCGCACCGCCACCCTGGGCGACGACACCACCCTGGTCGGCGCCGCCGAGTTCGCCTTCGCCGAAGTCCTGTCCGACCCCGTCCAGGTCCTGACCCGGCTCAGAGCCCCGGAGACGGTGTGA
- a CDS encoding flavin reductase family protein — MHGSPDCSSGSSATGVDPAAFRSVLGRFPTGVVAVTALDPASGFPAGLAVNSFTSVSLDPPLVAFCVAHTSTTWPIMRTAARLCVNILAEPQRDVSERLAFGNGPDKFVGVRWTHGPGGAPLIDGALAWIECSVEQEHVAGDHLIVVARVHDLAEHQGAGPLVFYGSGYGAFTPFTPSPGL, encoded by the coding sequence ATGCACGGATCGCCCGACTGCTCGTCCGGATCCTCGGCGACCGGCGTCGACCCGGCCGCGTTCCGCTCGGTGCTGGGCAGGTTCCCGACCGGCGTGGTCGCCGTCACCGCCCTCGATCCCGCATCGGGGTTCCCCGCGGGACTGGCCGTGAACTCGTTCACGTCCGTCTCCCTCGACCCGCCCCTGGTGGCGTTCTGCGTTGCGCACACCAGCACGACATGGCCGATCATGCGCACCGCCGCCCGCCTGTGCGTCAACATCCTGGCCGAGCCGCAGCGGGACGTCTCCGAGCGGCTCGCCTTCGGGAACGGCCCGGACAAATTCGTCGGCGTCCGCTGGACGCACGGCCCCGGCGGAGCTCCCCTGATCGACGGCGCGCTGGCGTGGATCGAGTGCTCGGTCGAGCAGGAGCACGTCGCCGGCGACCATCTGATCGTCGTCGCCCGCGTCCACGACCTCGCGGAACACCAGGGCGCCGGCCCCCTGGTCTTCTACGGGAGCGGCTACGGCGCCTTCACGCCCTTCACACCGTCTCCGGGGCTCTGA
- a CDS encoding TRM11 family SAM-dependent methyltransferase, with the protein MTAYGLLVSPSHNRVYAQAAADLVKAELAVFSERALGGRVRDVEETAIGGVPYVTFSADELTEQDVRLLSNLSSLYALFQIEGELLRPVALQPLDLFGSDLLTIQKYSGKTNEYFTKLLLNVTAMATDSPMDLITGRPRVFDPMCGRGTTLNQAMMYGLDAAGMDIDGKDFDAYVAFLKTWLKNNRLKHQAEVTNVRREKAVLGRRLHVTLGASKELYKSGETMEITVVNADSLGAGRFFRPASFDLIVTDAPYGVQHGSRPKGGQPGRRGGPQLSRSPVELLTAAVPEWARLLRPGGAVGISWNTFVGRREQLAEILASSGLDVRDSDAYRGFRHRVDQAISRDLIVAAKPSG; encoded by the coding sequence ATGACCGCGTACGGCCTTCTCGTCTCCCCCTCGCACAACCGGGTCTATGCCCAGGCCGCCGCCGACCTGGTGAAGGCGGAACTGGCGGTGTTCAGCGAACGGGCTCTCGGCGGACGCGTCCGCGACGTCGAGGAGACCGCGATCGGCGGCGTCCCCTACGTGACGTTCTCCGCCGACGAACTGACGGAGCAGGACGTGCGCCTCCTGTCGAACCTGTCGTCGCTCTACGCGCTGTTCCAGATCGAGGGCGAACTGCTCCGCCCGGTCGCGCTCCAGCCTCTGGACCTGTTCGGCAGCGACCTGCTCACCATCCAGAAGTACTCGGGCAAGACGAACGAGTACTTCACCAAGCTGCTGCTGAACGTCACGGCGATGGCGACCGACTCCCCCATGGACCTGATAACCGGGCGTCCCCGCGTCTTCGACCCGATGTGCGGGCGGGGCACGACGCTCAACCAGGCCATGATGTACGGGCTGGACGCCGCCGGGATGGACATCGACGGCAAGGACTTCGACGCCTACGTGGCCTTCCTCAAGACCTGGCTGAAGAACAACCGGCTCAAGCACCAGGCCGAGGTCACCAACGTGCGCCGCGAGAAGGCCGTCCTCGGGCGCCGCCTGCACGTGACGCTCGGCGCGTCCAAGGAGCTCTACAAGAGCGGCGAGACGATGGAGATCACCGTCGTGAACGCCGACTCGCTGGGCGCCGGCAGGTTCTTCCGCCCGGCGTCGTTCGACCTGATCGTGACGGACGCCCCCTACGGCGTCCAGCACGGCAGCCGCCCGAAGGGGGGACAGCCGGGCCGCAGGGGCGGGCCGCAGCTGTCGCGCAGCCCCGTGGAGCTGCTGACGGCCGCCGTCCCCGAGTGGGCGCGGCTGCTGCGTCCGGGCGGCGCCGTCGGCATCTCCTGGAACACCTTCGTCGGCCGCCGCGAGCAGCTCGCCGAGATCCTCGCGTCCAGCGGCCTGGACGTCCGGGACTCCGACGCCTACCGCGGCTTCCGCCATCGCGTCGACCAGGCCATCTCCCGCGACCTCATCGTGGCCGCCAAGCCCTCAGGCTGA
- a CDS encoding sugar ABC transporter substrate-binding protein, translating to MRKGILSFLAVTTAAALSLTACGDGDSNDSGGSGSKGKVGVILPDTTSSVRYESFDRPYLEQAFKAAGVAYDIQNAEGSTQRFQTIADQMLTSGVTVLVLDGIDSNSAAAVQRKAQAQGVKTIDYDRLALGGVSDYYVSFDNVKVGEELGKGLQKCLGDKSANIAYLNGAPTDNNATLFAKGAHNILDKATSYKKIAEQAVPDWKAEQAATIFEQMWTEKGGKIDGVVAANDGIGNAVISILKKNKQAGKVSVTGQDATLEGLQNILDGNQCMTVYKPVKQEAEAAAKLAVSLIKGEKGETNGTTNDPEGKRDVPSVLLTPIGVFKDNIKQVTDDGFVKKEDLCKGAYAAKCKDAGIQ from the coding sequence ATGCGCAAGGGGATCCTCAGCTTCTTGGCCGTCACGACGGCGGCGGCGCTCAGCCTCACCGCGTGCGGGGACGGCGACTCCAACGACTCGGGCGGCTCTGGCTCGAAGGGCAAGGTCGGCGTGATCCTGCCCGACACGACCTCCTCCGTCCGGTACGAGAGCTTTGACCGGCCGTACCTGGAGCAGGCCTTCAAGGCCGCCGGCGTGGCCTACGACATCCAGAACGCCGAGGGTTCGACCCAGCGCTTCCAGACGATCGCCGACCAGATGCTCACCAGCGGGGTCACGGTCCTGGTCCTGGACGGCATCGACTCCAACTCGGCGGCCGCCGTGCAGCGCAAGGCGCAGGCGCAGGGCGTCAAGACCATCGACTACGACCGGCTCGCCCTCGGCGGCGTCTCCGACTACTACGTCTCCTTCGACAACGTGAAGGTCGGCGAGGAGCTCGGCAAGGGCCTGCAGAAGTGCCTCGGTGACAAGTCGGCCAACATCGCCTACCTCAACGGCGCCCCGACCGACAACAACGCGACGCTGTTCGCCAAGGGCGCCCACAACATCCTCGACAAGGCGACCTCCTACAAGAAGATCGCCGAGCAGGCCGTGCCGGACTGGAAGGCCGAGCAGGCCGCCACGATCTTCGAGCAGATGTGGACCGAGAAGGGCGGCAAGATCGACGGTGTGGTCGCCGCCAACGACGGCATCGGCAACGCGGTCATCTCGATCCTCAAGAAGAACAAGCAGGCCGGCAAGGTCTCCGTCACCGGTCAGGACGCCACGCTCGAGGGGCTGCAGAACATCCTCGACGGCAACCAGTGCATGACGGTCTACAAGCCGGTCAAGCAGGAGGCCGAGGCGGCCGCCAAGCTCGCCGTGTCCCTCATCAAGGGTGAGAAGGGCGAGACCAACGGGACGACGAACGACCCGGAGGGCAAGCGCGACGTGCCGTCGGTGCTGCTGACCCCGATCGGCGTCTTCAAGGACAACATCAAGCAGGTCACGGACGACGGGTTCGTCAAGAAGGAAGACCTGTGCAAGGGCGCGTACGCGGCCAAGTGCAAGGACGCGGGCATCCAGTAG
- a CDS encoding ATP-binding cassette domain-containing protein, producing the protein MAEKGDPVLRLTGLNKSFGPVHVLHDVDFSVRLGEVMALVGDNGAGKSTLIKCIAGIHPIDSGQIEFEGKPVSVDGPRTASALGIEVVYQDLALADNLDIVQNMFLGRERRKGIVLDEPSMEEAARETLARLSVRTVKSVRQQVASLSGGQRQTVAIAKAALWESKVVILDEPTAALGVAQTRQVLDLVRRLADTGHAVVLISHNMNDVFEVADRISALYLGRVAADVATSEVTHGQVVELITAGRSGDLGLAPQTAAESI; encoded by the coding sequence GTGGCTGAAAAAGGAGACCCCGTCCTCCGCCTGACCGGGCTCAACAAGAGCTTCGGCCCCGTCCATGTGCTGCACGACGTGGACTTCTCCGTGCGCCTTGGCGAGGTCATGGCCCTCGTCGGCGACAACGGCGCCGGCAAGTCGACCCTGATCAAGTGCATCGCCGGGATCCACCCCATCGACTCGGGACAGATCGAGTTCGAGGGCAAGCCCGTCTCGGTCGACGGACCGCGCACCGCCTCCGCGCTCGGCATCGAGGTCGTGTACCAGGACCTCGCGCTCGCCGACAACCTCGACATCGTGCAGAACATGTTCCTCGGCCGCGAGCGGCGCAAGGGCATCGTGCTGGACGAGCCGTCCATGGAAGAAGCGGCCAGGGAGACCCTCGCCCGGCTCTCGGTCCGCACCGTCAAGTCCGTCCGCCAGCAGGTGGCGAGCCTGTCCGGTGGGCAGCGGCAGACCGTCGCCATCGCCAAGGCGGCGCTGTGGGAGTCCAAGGTCGTGATCCTGGACGAGCCCACGGCCGCACTCGGCGTCGCCCAGACCCGGCAGGTCCTCGACCTCGTCCGGCGCCTCGCCGACACCGGACACGCAGTCGTGCTCATCTCGCACAACATGAACGACGTGTTCGAGGTGGCCGACCGTATCTCGGCCCTCTACCTCGGCCGGGTCGCCGCGGACGTCGCCACCTCCGAGGTTACCCACGGCCAGGTCGTGGAGCTCATCACCGCCGGCCGTTCCGGTGATCTCGGCCTCGCGCCGCAGACCGCCGCCGAGAGCATCTGA
- a CDS encoding lysylphosphatidylglycerol synthase transmembrane domain-containing protein has product MYGTVTAPVHPPAEADPPFPLQDGPDEQAPARPWWRRRAGLIVQWALVLGALAALPLYRDELPDLGAIWRAAAHADPGWLTMVVLAVAGSMGAFARLQRRLLRVGGLRMPLRRAFAITYAGNALSTTLPAGPAVSVVYTFRQFRRAGASTQLATAVILAGGVITTTAYSLIALLALVADPYARGFALFALTVPLVLAVLLVPALRWRPLRALLTAPLRRAHRAALAHPKIAPYAERLAGARDILRPTLRDWTALTALALLNWVFDILALLSAAHAVGIEVALNGVALTYFAAQAAGSLLPLLPGGLGAIEGSMAASLVAFGATLSPAAAAVGLYRLVSYWAVVAVGWIAWIGLHEGPRVPARVRARLAGTGRLIMDGLSSAALLTPYAAVPAQTPADAPRP; this is encoded by the coding sequence ATGTACGGGACAGTCACGGCACCGGTCCATCCCCCGGCCGAAGCCGACCCGCCGTTCCCCCTCCAGGACGGGCCGGACGAGCAGGCCCCGGCGCGCCCGTGGTGGCGGCGCAGGGCCGGCCTGATCGTCCAGTGGGCGCTGGTCCTCGGCGCCCTCGCCGCACTCCCCCTCTACCGTGACGAGCTCCCCGACCTCGGCGCCATCTGGAGGGCGGCCGCGCATGCCGACCCGGGCTGGCTGACCATGGTGGTGCTGGCCGTGGCGGGTTCGATGGGCGCGTTCGCCCGGCTCCAGCGCCGGTTGCTGCGCGTCGGCGGCCTGCGGATGCCGCTGCGCCGCGCTTTCGCGATCACCTACGCGGGCAACGCCCTGTCCACGACCCTGCCGGCGGGCCCGGCGGTGAGCGTGGTCTACACGTTCCGGCAGTTCCGCCGCGCGGGCGCCTCGACGCAGCTCGCCACCGCGGTGATCCTGGCCGGCGGAGTGATCACCACCACGGCCTACTCCCTGATCGCCCTCCTGGCGCTGGTGGCCGACCCGTACGCCCGCGGTTTCGCGCTGTTCGCCCTCACCGTCCCGCTGGTCCTGGCCGTGCTGCTCGTCCCCGCGCTGCGGTGGCGCCCGCTGCGGGCCCTGCTGACGGCGCCGCTGCGCCGCGCCCACCGGGCCGCGCTCGCCCACCCGAAGATCGCTCCGTACGCGGAGCGGCTGGCCGGCGCCCGCGACATCCTGCGGCCGACCCTGCGCGACTGGACCGCGCTCACCGCGCTGGCCCTGCTGAACTGGGTGTTCGACATCCTGGCGCTGCTGTCGGCGGCGCACGCGGTCGGCATCGAGGTCGCCCTGAACGGCGTCGCCCTCACCTACTTCGCCGCCCAGGCGGCGGGCAGCCTGCTCCCGCTGCTGCCCGGCGGCCTCGGCGCCATCGAGGGCAGCATGGCCGCGTCCCTGGTCGCGTTCGGCGCGACGCTGTCCCCAGCCGCCGCGGCCGTCGGCCTGTACCGGCTCGTGTCCTACTGGGCCGTTGTCGCGGTCGGCTGGATCGCCTGGATCGGGCTGCACGAAGGCCCGCGCGTCCCGGCCCGCGTCAGGGCGCGTCTGGCCGGTACCGGCCGCCTGATCATGGACGGCCTGTCCTCGGCGGCGCTCCTCACCCCCTACGCCGCCGTCCCGGCCCAGACTCCGGCCGACGCACCGCGGCCGTAG
- a CDS encoding HAD family hydrolase, which produces MGVQAVIFDWGGTLTPWHDLELADIWRTVCAAHLPPDAVEKAVAALVAAEGELWRRGTEEHRSATLAEAFAMAGVEPSEALLDTHFETWTPHTHTDPAVPGLFTALRERDIKIGVLSNTIWTREWHERVFARDDVLHMLDGAVYSSEIPWTKPHAEAFRAAMDAVGATDPGSCVFVGDRPFDDIHGAKAAGLRAVQIWHQTTHAFDRPGLAPPDALIHDLDELLPHVERWHSA; this is translated from the coding sequence ATGGGCGTACAAGCTGTGATCTTCGACTGGGGCGGCACGCTGACCCCCTGGCACGACCTCGAACTCGCCGACATCTGGCGCACCGTCTGCGCCGCCCACCTCCCGCCGGACGCCGTCGAGAAGGCCGTCGCCGCCCTCGTCGCCGCCGAGGGCGAGCTGTGGCGCCGCGGCACCGAGGAGCACCGGAGCGCCACGCTCGCCGAGGCGTTCGCGATGGCCGGGGTGGAGCCGAGTGAGGCCCTTCTGGACACCCACTTCGAGACGTGGACCCCGCACACCCACACCGATCCCGCCGTCCCCGGCCTGTTCACCGCCCTCCGCGAGCGCGACATCAAGATCGGCGTCCTGTCCAACACCATCTGGACCCGCGAGTGGCACGAGCGGGTCTTCGCCCGCGACGACGTCCTCCACATGCTCGACGGCGCCGTCTACTCCAGCGAGATCCCCTGGACGAAGCCGCACGCCGAGGCTTTCCGCGCCGCCATGGACGCCGTCGGCGCCACCGACCCCGGCTCCTGCGTCTTCGTCGGCGACCGCCCGTTCGACGACATCCACGGAGCCAAGGCGGCCGGCCTGCGGGCCGTCCAGATCTGGCACCAGACCACCCACGCCTTCGACCGTCCGGGCCTCGCACCGCCCGACGCCCTCATCCACGACCTGGACGAACTGCTCCCGCACGTGGAGCGGTGGCACTCAGCCTGA